ggactgtagcagacaatGAGGATGGTGACCCAGTGGAAAACagacttgtggtaccttgaggctggagtgatccccctgactgggtgccatagctagaggtaaactgcttccgtgaactctggactgtagcagacaatgaggatggagacccaggggcaagagaacttgtggtaccttgaggctggagtgatcccccagactgggtgccatagctagaagtaaactgcttccgtgaactctggactgtagcagacaacgaggatggagacccaggggcaagagaacttgtggtaccttgagaCTGGATTGATCCACCATAGACTGCACTGCCCTGCAGGTTTAGTAGTTTAGAGGAccctgactgggtgccatagctagtGGTAAACTGCTTCCGGGAACTCTGGACTGTACTAGACAATGAGGATGGTGACCCAGTGGAAAACagacttgtggtaccttgaggctggagtgatcccccagactgggtgccatagctagaggtaaactgcttccgtgaactctggactgtagcagacaatgaggatggagacccaggggcaagagaacttgtggtaccttgagaCTGGATTGATCCACCATAGACTGCACTGCCCTGCAGGTTTAGTAGTTTAGAGGAccctgactgggtgccatagctagtGGTAAACTGCTTCCgggaactctggactgtagcagacaatGAGGATGGTGACCCAGTGGAAAACagacttgtggtaccttgaggctggagtgatgcccctgactgggtgccatagctagaggtaaactgcttccgtgaactctggactgtagcagacaaagaggatggagacccaggggcaaacagacttgtggtaccttgaggcttgAGTGATCCCCatgactgggtgccatagctagaAGTAAACTGCTTCCttgaactctggactgtagcagacaacgaggatggagacccaggggcaagagaacttgtggtaccttgaggctggagtgatcccccagactgggtgccatagctagaagtaaactgcttccgtgaactctggactgtagcagacaacgaggatggagacccaggggcaagagaacttgtggtaccttgaggctggagtgatccccctgactgggtgccataactagaggtaaactgcttccgtgaactctggactgtagcagacaatGAGGATGGTGACCCAGTGGAAAACagacttgtggtaccttgaggctggagtgatccccctgactgggtgccatagctagaggtaaactgcttccgtgaactctggactgtagcagacaatgaggatggagacccaggggcaagagaacttgtggtaccttgaggctggagtgatgcccctgactgggtgccatagctatTGGTAAACTGCTTCCgggaactctggactgtagcagacaatgaggatggagacccaggggcaagagaacttgtggtaccttgaggctggagtgAGCTCCCTGACTGCATGCCATAGCTagaggtaaactgcttccgtgaactctggactgtagcagacaatgaggatggagacccaggggcaagagaacttgtggtaccttgaggctggagtgatcccccagactgggtgccatagctagaggtaaactgcttccgtgaactctggactgtagcagacaacgaggatggagacccaggggcaagagaacttgtggtaccttgagaTTGGATTGATCCACCATAGACTGCACTGCCCTGCAGGTTTAGTAGTTTAGAGGAccctgactgggtgccatagctagtggtaaactgcttccgtgaactctggactgtagcagacaatGAGGATGGTGACCCAGTGGAAAACagacttgtggtaccttgaggctggagtgatgcccctgactgggtgccatagctagaggtaaactgcttccgtgaactctggactgtagcagacaatGAGGATGGTGACCCAGTGGAAAACagacttgtggtaccttgaggctggagtgatccccctgactgggtgccataactagaggtaaactgcttccgtgaactctggactgtagcagacaatGAGGATGGTGACCCAGTGGAAAACagacttgtggtaccttgaggctggagtgatgcccctgactgggtgccatagctagaggtaaactgcttccgtgaactctggactgtagcagacaaagaggatggagacccaggggcaaacagacttgtggtaccttgaggcttgAGTGATCCCCatgactgggtgccatagctagaggtaaactgcttttgtgaactctggactgtagccAACTGATTGGCAGCACCTTGGGGTGAGGATAGTAATACACTTGAATAGGAGGATGGAGACCCAGGGGAAGACtgacttgtggtaccttgaggctggacAGAACCACTGGAAGTGCCGTTCCCTTCTTGAGAGGCAAAACCAGTAGAGGCTCCAAACAAAGCACCAGGGCTACTTGTTGGCTGGCTAGAAGAACTTCCAGACAACTCAGGCCCAGAGCTGCCCTGAGAAGTGGAAGCAGAGCCCAGAGTCTGGGTAGACAAAAAGCCGAGAGAGAGACTGCCCTGAGGGTCTAGAGTTGAAGTGGGACCATTTGACTGTGAATCTTGACTATTAGTAAATGGGCTAGAAACCTCCAAGGGTGAGGGCAAAAGCTGGTTTGAGATTTGGGATTGGGGTGACAAAACTTGAATGGAAGTGCCAGAAGCTCCCAACAAACTGACAGAACTACCCTGAGAGCTAGAGTCATACAGACTGGGGGTACTCTGATCACTGGTAGACTGACTAGAAACAGAAGAACTGAGCTTGTTGTAGGAGTCTTGGGAATAGGGACTCGAGGCGCCTTGAGACAGAGACAAACTACTGTAACTGCTTTGACCCTGAGAGAAGGGGGATTGATCAGAGCCTTCTGAAAGTGGTCCAGAGTTACCTTGAGAAATTGAATTGGCACCTGCAGCAGATGAACTGCTGTTAGAGATACTCTCCTGAAGGAACACAGACGAAGTGGCTTGAGTACCAGAAGCTTCCTGGGAGCTGGACATGGACAAACCAGGGGAGCTCAGATTACTAGTGGACAAGTCAGCAGTGCCAAGTCCAACAGGGTAACTAGTACTTTCTCCAGGTCCAGGTAAAGAGACACTGGCAGTATCTGTAATGGTTGATCCAGAGGAGCCCTGGAGTGATGTCAAACTGCCTGCTTGCTGTTCATTTAAGGGTTGAGGCAAGGAAGCTAAACCGGAGCTGCTTGGAGCGGTTTGAGCAGGGGGTGTTGATTCAGGCCAGCTGGAAACATGACCTTTAACAAACTGGAATAAGTTCAACCTTTTCAGGGGTCTGTTAGCAAATAAGCTAGAGCCCACTTCTTTAGGCAAATTCCCAGACACAGGGACCTCTGACACAGAAGACTGGACTGCACGAGGTGAGAACATATTGCCAGAAGGTTGACCCCAAGGGTGGTGAGCATTTGAGAAAGCTCCATCTGTGAATTGGACAAAATACAAGATTTTGTAGACAAACCTCACAGATTTAATCCTTGACAAAACAAGAACTAACCCCAACCTTACCTCTAAAACCATAAGCATTACTCAAAAGCAGGAAGTTTATCAACAAGGGTAACCTACaagcattaaaaaaagagaaagagatataaatatataaaaataaaaacaatatttgtaatataattTACAAACATAGTTTGAATGAATAAACCCACCCTTTACACCCTTGATCCATggtaaacaaaccaaaaaaactTGTGAGTAACAGCAAAACTCCAACAGTCACCGTTTCACACCACCATAGAGAGGTTACAAAACCAAGCATATACGTAGCTGAAGAGGAGTATATTTTATAGGCCTTCATCAGTCCAATTAGAGCAAACTAATTAAATGAAACATTGTTCACCTGGGAAACTAACCGGCTGTTAAAAGATGATTGAGGATTGTTTTTGAAGGCTCTGATACCCTCTGCTGTTTAAACATTGTTATGCAGAAAATGTATTCAGACTTTCACTGTGTAATGTCACCTTCTAACCTTCTAAGAGAAGCTTTCCTCATAAACCTTACACAAAATGTGTCTGATCATTTCAGGATGACCTTTAtgaattgttttgtttaattgtaaaaatgtaatgcagACTTTGCAAAGAGACAATTCATGATATGGGGCAGATAAGCTTTAGGATTGGGCACATGCAGCAGAACAAAGATCAATTTGTGCTAAATTGGATAGAGTCTAAAATCAATCCTGTACCTTTTCTTATTGTTCGGCTAAGCAAGTAACATGATCATGGATAAAAAAAATttgtaaaattttaaattatgttGTTCTGACAAATGAAACTTGTGTTGGGGAGGATTTAATGTCTAAGGCTCATGTGAACATTCTACAAAGCAAATATTGGAAGACATCCAGACATCTCAACTGTCAAAGACCACATAGCACGAACATTCTCCTGGAGACGTTGAGAAATCATAGAAGGACTGTCTGTGGAGGATGTAGTCCTTTAAgccgggcatacactgtgcgattttcgtccgatttcgagccgaattctgactcgtgcgactcttttttgggtcgggccgattttcaggtttatcgtgcgtcgtttgtcagaaattctgctcgcccctcgtgaggttatcgcacagttgaagcaaagccacgaactgattgccctatttcccctcactgcgcctgcgccaaagcagaagttcaaccatttaatttttaaaagcattaagGAAGAAAACGAAAAGAGGGAGATCTTTAATTATCTAGGTAGCTATCAAATAGcagaaattaagtaaactgttgtgcctccagtttgtgttgtatatatccagtgcatcttattcatttagctagttgatcattaatttagcctacttgttttactttcacattttatttttatttttttaatattaattaatatttagccTAGGCCTACTTAATCTTATGACGGAAAGTGGGAACCGTTGTCCATcttgacacaatgtcatgttgcaatgtgttctttttcttcatgaacGCGAGTCAGATGATATCACGCAGTTTAAACGCAGTCTCAAACCCAGTCAATTATTCActacagaaagtgaaagtaaaatctgacaagctttcggtacatattctcagacaacgagagataaatgtaattcaacatactgataacgtagcctatttctttcttatttattttcttaacatttctattttggtccatattgtgagaaaaaaatagaagagaagtaggcccattttgtgttaaacaagttgtttttagataaatctgctcttacttttcattgagacagacattattattgcagtgttctgacattataatcatataattatagacctataattccttgtttaatcgggctaaatgtttttaaatagtgaggattaatctatctattattttattatgcagtgtgtcgattatgcattattgttggggggagggggcaaattaatgtaatatcaatttaataataaaagtaggcctactctaataataataataattttatacatcAATTCTAAATCCTCTTGATATCAATAGCTGATGCATTTACCTCTCTATAATACACCATGGTCTATCGTCGCCACAGGGATTTTATTGcgcatttttcacccgtacagtgtgagcagtcaagacgcgctcgacggtcggaccgcacagtgagagcacatcaatcgtgagctttggctttacatcgcatgcgatctactcgtacagtgtgagtaggtaaccttgctgaaaacgcatagaaatcgcacagtgtatgcccagctttaGTATACATACTTAAGAATGCCTGATGGAGTGAGTATTGAAAACACCTGAATTTTACAGGGAAGCAAAGAAACATTGAAGACAGACAAATTTCGATTGCTATCATTTATGAAACCTAAGATCATTTTAAGAAATAATATTGCTTTCagtagccgcgtttccattacagatttgccaaaaacttttgcaatatttcttaaatgtcgataaaaaactattgcgaaatgacagcgCTTCCATAGCcgcagttatgcgactaaaacgtattgtcctctcgcgataggtcatTCTAAAATGATGGtacttggtaggtttgtatatcaTCCACCGCACTatccattatttttattggaaggagacatGTGTGTTATCCAAGTATTAATGGCAAGAaaagccccttaggttacttaagTGGCACAGATatgaggtgtgtttgtgtgtgtgtgtcagatctgcttcaaggtcttcatgataatgtggcatttctgtgtttagaatccagtattcctgtaattctattgtcttttatgagtttaataaagaactctgtctcgtcttctctccaatCTGTAAAGAATAATCAACTTTTACGCACGCCaggttgagaaaaaaaaaacgaatttcctttttcgaattgcctgaaaaaccacctcatgagagcataaaaacttttttgcaatatatgggagtttttgcaaAATTGCAGCGTTTCCATTCCAAAGGATGGGTAATTTAGAACAGAGCCATTCAGCCAAATGTGAATGTAttcaaaaaacacacaataaaagATGAACTAAAAGTGTGTCTATTGTAGTGGTGTATAGGATCACACAACTCACGGTTCAGATCACATCATGGATCACAAGTCACGGATCAGATCATTTTTCGGATCAGAAAAAAGGGGGAggagactatttttatttgctttccATTTACTGAATGAAAAATGTTGGTATTAGCATAACCTATAAGATTATGGatttaacaaatataaaataaataaccagcgtaataaaataacattttactcAAACCTGTGATGTGAAAATGGGCCTGAgcatagataaaaaaaaatttaaataaaagattAGGATGTCAACATTCTCAGGGGAGAGAGTAGACCTCTCACGCCTGTTTaacacattcattattttatttaaaattcaaaAGTTGGTATGGCTTGTCatcattgcaattctctttgtaggcctatacacatttaaaaaaaaaatagatatcatgtttaaacaatacatttaaacaatgtttaatttaattcactactttatatttatatagcctagtatAGACTTAGACAATAGACAAAAACAGCCAACTCATTTtatttctttcatttaaaaaaaaatcttttttaaataaatcctgcaggtcataaagaactttgtttttccacctccaagaaaggaaTGCTCTCCAATATTTTACTTGTTTACCTAAATCTAAATGCAATTTTCCTTGCTTTACCCAAGGCACACTTTACATTATATGGCACAATTACTAGAGTTTTGCATCaaaacatgtttgttttaatgcaGGCAGTGCACTGTTACTTTAATTCAGCACGTTCAGCACGTTCAGCATAGACTCGGTGCagaaacgatcgcggcacttCGCACTGACAGACCAAAactgcgtgcagtgtgaaatcTGTAATCTGTTAACATGGGTACACGTTGTGGAAAAAAACGCACCGCAAACAAACTATGCtgtgtgtgaaacgggcatCAGCAGGTGTCGCGATAGCCATGCTCGATGTATTGCCACTTTTATACGGCCTTCTCATGCTGCCACAGTAACGTTACCTACATAGTGTTTCAGTTTTGTCCACCACCCTTCTTCCGTCAACATTATATTTCACGGGTAAGCCAAAATGCTCTCATGCGATGTGAATGATGCGGGAAGCTTTTCAAGTTCTTCTGCTCATCCGCTAGCCTTTGTTGTTGACTGATTATGCCTTCACATGAACACATGCTGCGTGTAGTTTCATTGAAACTCGGCATCGAGTTTAAAGGaacaaaattacttaaaaagtaATATCGGCAAATGAAACTGTCTTTTACTCTGCGATCGCTAACCAATTCAGATTAATCCGCaagttaaaaaagaaagaaagaaaaaagagcgCAATAAATCCGCAAGTCACGTGCGTGGCGAACCGTGGGTCGTAATACGTTCGGATCAAGGATCAACTGCGATCCTTTGCACCTTGGATAAAAGCAGTACATCATCCAGGAACTTCTCACCTATCCTTTTACAGATAATGAGGTCTTGGAAATACTACTCCTTTGACATCGTTTTCACCTACTAGTAGGCATAGTTGAATGCACTATTAGTAGACACATGTCAAAATCTCATGAGAATTAGTACATCGTCCTGGTAATTCTCACCTACATTTTTATGAATAGTGAGGATTCAGACAtagttatttcatattattataagtcagtatgttattcccagataacaaccaCCAAACTGAATAACACACCGATCATCCGGGTACTACAAgctatcttgaccggtactacttataTGCGTAACGTGTCACTCTGCTGTTGTTGACCGTCACCATCTTGTGACTAAAACACTTAACAATTACAATGTTACAATGGAAGAAGACTGCAAggtgttcacccaaaaattaaaattagcccacgatttactcacccttaagtcatcctaggtgtatatgacattcttctttcagacaaataaaatcagagttatatttaaaaagtcttggctaatccaagctttttaATGGCAGCAGTTGTAGaaatttttgaagtccataaaaactgcatctgtccgtcaaataacgtgctccacacagctctgggggttaataaaggccttctgatgcAAATCGAtaagtttgtgtaagaaaaatatacatactTCAAACTTTATAAATTCATGTTTCAGCCAATTGCCTTTCATGTTCAATTTatgggaaaagtgttgaaagtgcctctggtCATCAGATATTGCACAAGCATCTTGAAttagaaggcactttcaacactttttcccaCAGAAGGCAATCAGCCAGAGCTTTGAGTGTTGAATATGGATTTTTCTTACACAGTTTGATTCAGAAGCCCCCAGAGCTGTGTGAAGCACATTTGATGGACAGCTgctttttatggacttcaaaaacaaagCTACAACTAACTGCTATTATagtgcttggattagccagaacTTTAAATacaactcagattgtattcagCGGAAAGATTGTcatttacacctaggatgacttgagggcgagtaaatcatgggctaattcttGAGTGAACCATACCTTTTAGCATTGAGTTTAACATATGGTGAAGAAGTCAAATAATTCAGCAATAGGCTTAAAGCAGTTCGGAACTGCTCTTCCTTGCAGGAGCTTTGCCTAAaagctaataaaataaactccagacaatatttcatgtttaattTAAGACAAGGTGCTGTGTGGCAAGTGGGAAGATGTACACCCAGCTGGTTGTGATTACAGAATAGTCATGGATTTCACTTGAGTACCTCACGGTTCAAATTGAAGCAGATAGTGGTCACCAATATTTTAACACAAAAATCAGTTATAGCAATTGCAGATAGTCTCTTTAGTTCCCTTACAATACATTTCAGAGAAACTTTAGTTAACTGGCATTTTCTGTTTACTGTGGTAAACCAAAGATAGAGGGAAAAAAAGGCACAAGAAAAAAAGActgctttaaaacatttattagacTTCAATCTGGAAGAAATCACCAAGCATTGTGACAGGTTTCTAGAGTCACTTAGCCCTTGACATAGTAGCGGCTTGAGGAAAAGCTGCGAGAGGGTTTAGAAGCAAGGGTATTCTGGTTAAACAGTAAGCCGGAGCTACTCAGGAGCTCAGAAACACTGGATGCTCCTTGTGAAACAGCTACACCTGATGTTTGAGTACGTTCTGACGATGGCCATCTTTGAGACTTCTGGTTTTGGGCCAcaacataagtttgaaattctTGGCTGGCAAAATCTTGAGGTGAGGATAGTGATTCACTTGGGTGGGAGGATGGAGACCCAGAGGCAAATtgacttgtggtaccttgaggctggattgatccccctgactgggtgccatagctagaggtaaactgcttccgtgaactctggactgtagcagacaacaaggatggagacccaggagcaagagaacttgtggtaccttgagactggagtgatccccctgactgggtgccatagctagaggtaaactgcttccgtgaactctggactgtagcagacaacgaggatggagacccaggggcaagagaacttgtggtaccttgaggctgaaGTGATCCCCCagactgggtgccatagctagaggtaaactgcttccgtgaactctggactgtagcagacaacgaggatggagacccaggggcaagagaacttgtggtaccttgaggctggatTGATCCACCATAGACTGCACTGCCCTGCAGGTTTAGTAGTTTAGAGGAccctgactgggtgccatagctagtGGTAAACTGCTTCCgggaactctggactgtagcagacaatGAGGATGGTGACCCAGTGGAAAACagacttgtggtaccttgaggctggagtgatccccctgactgggtgccatagctagaggtaaactgcttccgtgaactctggactgtagcagacaatgaggatggagacccaggggcaagagaacttgtggtaccttgaggctggagtgatacccctgactgggtgccatagctagaggtaaactgcttccgtgaactctggactgttGCAGACAATGAGGATGGTGACCCAGGGTTAAGAGAACTTGTGGGACCTTGAGGCTGGAGTGATCcccctgactgggtgccatagctagaggtaaactgcttccgtgaactctggactgtagcagacaatGAGGATGGTGACCCAGTGGAAAACagacttgtggtaccttgaggctggagtgATCCCCCTGATTGGGTGCCATAGTTagaggtaaactgcttccgtgaactctggactgtagcagacaatgaggatggagacccaggggcaagagaacttgtggtaccttgaggctggatTGATCCACCATAGACTGCACTGCCCTGCAGGTTTAGTAGTTTAGAGGAccctgactgggtgccatagctagaggtaaactgcttccgtgaactctggactgtagcagacaatgaggatggagacccaggggcaagagaacttgtggtaccttgaggctggatTGATCCACCATAGACTGCACTGCCCTGCAGGTTTAGTAGTTTAGAGGAccctgactgggtgccatagctagaggtaaactgcttccgtgaactctggactgtagcagacaatgaggatggagacccaggggcaagagaacttgtggtaccttgaggctggatTGATCCACCATAGACTGCACTGCCCTGCAGGTTTAGTAGTTTAGAGGAccctgactgggtgccatagctagaggtaaactgcttccgtgaactctggactgtagcagacaatGAGGATGGAGACCCAGTGGACAACAGACTTATGGTTCCTTGAGGCTTGAGTGATCCCCatgactgggtgccatagctagaAGTAAACTGCTTCCttgaactctggactgtagcagacaacgaggatggagacccaggggcaagagaacttgtggtaccttgaggctggagtgatcccccagactgggtgccatagctagaagtaaactgcttccgtgaactctggactgtagcagacaacgaggatggagacccaggggcaagagaacttgtggtaccttgaggctggagtgatccccctgactgggtgccataactagaggtaaactgcttccgtgaactctggactgtagcagacaatGAGGATGGTGACCCAGTGGAAAACagacttgtggtaccttgaggctggagtgatccccctgactgggtgccatagctagaggtaaactgcttccgtgaactctggactgtagcagacaatgaggatggagacccaggggcaagagaacttgtggtaccttgaggctggagtgatgcccctgactgggtgccatagctagtGGTAAACTGCTTCCgggaactctggactgtagcagacaatgaggatggagacccaggggcaagagaacttgtggtaccttgaggctggagtgAGCTCCCTGACTGCATGCCATAGCTagaggtaaactgcttccgtgaactctggactgtagcagacaatgaggatggagacccaggggcaagagaacttgtggtaccttgaggctggagtgatcccccagactgggtgccatagctagaagtaaactgcttccgtgaactctggactgtagcagacaacgaggatggagacccaggggcaagagaacttgtggtaccttgagaCTGGATTGATCCACCATAGACTGCACTGCCCTGCAGGTTTAGTAGTTTAGAGGAccctgactgggtgccatagctagaggtaaactgcttccgtgaactctggactgtagcagacaatgaggttggagacccaggggcaagagaacttgtggtaccttgagaCTGGATTGATCCACCATAGACTGCACTGCCCTGCAGGTTTAGTAGTTTAGAGGAccctgactgggtgccatagctagtGGTAAACTGCTTCCgggaactctggactgtagcagacaatGAGGATGGTGACCCAGTGGAAAACagacttgtggtaccttgaggctggagtgatgtccctgactgggtgccatagctagaggtaaactgcttccgtgaactctggactgtagcagacaaagaggatggagacccaggggcaaacagacttgtggtaccttgaggcttgAGTGATCCCCatgactgggtgccatagctagaggtaaactgcttttgtgaactctggactgtagccAACTGATTGGCAGCACCTTGGGGTGAGGATAGTAATACACTTGAATAGGAGGATGGAGACCCAGGGGAAGACtgacttgtggtaccttgaggctggacAGAACCACTGGAAGTGCCGTTCCCTTCTTGAGAGGCAAAACCAGTAGAGGCTCCAAACAAAGCACCAGGGCTACTTGTTGGCTGGCTAGAAGAACTTCCAGACAACTCAGGCCCAGAGCTGCCCTGAGAAGTGGAAGCAGAGCCCAGAGTCTGGGTAGACAAAAAGCCGAGAGAGAGACTGCCCTGAGGGTCTAGAGTTGAAGTGGGACCATTTGACTGTGAATCTTGACTATTAGTAAATGGGCTAGAAACCTCCAAGGGTGAGGGCAAAAGCTGGTTTGAGATTTGGGATTGGGGTGACAAAACTTGAATGGAAGTGCCAGAAGCTCCCAACAAACTGACAGAACTACCCTGAGAGCTAGAGTCATACAGACTGGGGGTACTCTGATCACTGGTAGACTGACTAGAAACAGAAGAACTGAGCTTGTTGTAGGAGTCTTGGGAATAGGGACTCGAGGCGCCTTGAGACAGAGACAAACTACTGTAACTGCTTTGACCCTGAGAGAAGGGGGATTGATCAGAGCCTTCTGAAAGTGGTCCAGAGTTACCTTGAGAAATTGAATTGGCACCTGCAGCAGATGAACTGCTGTTAGAGATACTCTCCTGAAGGAACACAGACGAAGTGGCTTGAGTACCAGAAGCTTCCTGGGAGCTGGACATGGACAAACCAGGGGAGCTCAGATTACTAGTGGACAAGTCAGCAGTGCCAAGTCCAACAGGGTAACTAGTACTTTCTCCAGGTCCAGGTAAAGAGACACTGGCAGTATCTGTAATGGTTGATCCAGAGGAGCCCTGGAGTGATGTCAAACTGCCTGCTTGCTGTTCATTTAAGGGTTGAGGCAAGGAAGCTAAACCGGAGCTGCTTGGAGCGGTTTGAGCAGGGGGTGTTGATTCAGGCCAGCTGGAAACATGACCTTTAACAAACTGGAATAAGTTCAACCTTTTCAGGGGTCTGTTAGCAAATAAGCTAGAGCCCACTTCTTTAG
The window above is part of the Pseudorasbora parva isolate DD20220531a chromosome 23, ASM2467924v1, whole genome shotgun sequence genome. Proteins encoded here:
- the LOC137062057 gene encoding pneumococcal serine-rich repeat protein-like isoform X2, yielding MDQGCKGLPLLINFLLLSNAYGFRDGAFSNAHHPWGQPSGNMFSPRAVQSSVSEVPVSGNLPKEVGSSLFANRPLKRLNLFQFVKGHVSSWPESTPPAQTAPSSSGLASLPQPLNEQQAGSLTSLQGSSGSTITDTASVSLPGPGESTSYPVGLGTADLSTSNLSSPGLSMSSSQEASGTQATSSVFLQESISNSSSSAAGANSISQGNSGPLSEGSDQSPFSQGQSSYSSLSLSQGASSPYSQDSYNKLSSSVSSQSTSDQSTPSLYDSSSQGSSVSLLGASGTSIQVLSPQSQISNQLLPSPLEVSSPFTNSQDSQSNGPTSTLDPQGSLSLGFLSTQTLGSASTSQGSSGPELSGSSSSQPTSSPGALFGASTGFASQEGNGTSSGSVQPQGTTSQSSPGSPSSYSSVLLSSPQGAANQLATVQSSQKQFTSSYGTQSWGSLKPQGTTSLFAPGSPSSLSATVQSSRKQFTSSYGTQSGTSLQPQGTTSLFSTGSPSSLSATVQSSRKQFTTSYGTQSGSSKLLNLQGSAVYGGSIQSQGTTSSLAPGSPTSLSATVQSSRKQFTSSYGTQSGSSKLLNLQGSAVYGGSIQSQGTTSSLAPGSPSSLSATVQSSRKQFTSSYGTQSGGSLQPQGTTSSLAPGSPSSLSATVQSSRKQFTSSYGMQSGSSLQPQGTTSSLAPGSPSSLSATVQSSRKQFTTSYGTQSGASLQPQGTTSSLAPGSPSSLSATVQSSRKQFTSSYGTQSGGSLQPQGTTSLFSTGSPSSLSATVQSSRKQFTSSYGTQSGGSLQPQGTTSSLAPGSPSSLSATVQSSRKQFTSSYGTQSWGSLKPQGTISLLSTGSPSSLSATVQSSRKQFTSSYGTQSGSSKLLNLQGSAVYGGSIQPQGTTSSLAPGSPSSLSATVQSSRKQFTSSYGTQSGSSKLLNLQGSAVYGGSIQPQGTTSSLAPGSPSSLSATVQSSRKQFTSSYGTQSGSSKLLNLQGSAVYGGSIQPQGTTSSLAPGSPSSLSATVQSSRKQFTSNYGTQSGGSLQPQGTTSLFSTGSPSSLSATVQSSRKQFTSSYGTQSGGSLQPQGPTSSLNPGSPSSLSATVQSSRKQFTSSYGTQSGVSLQPQGTTSSLAPGSPSSLSATVQSSRKQFTSSYGTQSGGSLQPQGTTSLFSTGSPSSLSATVQSSRKQFTTSYGTQSGSSKLLNLQGSAVYGGSIQPQGTTSSLAPGSPSSLSATVQSSRKQFTSSYGTQSGGSLQPQGTTSSLAPGSPSSLSATVQSSRKQFTSSYGTQSGGSLQSQGTTSSLAPGSPSLLSATVQSSRKQFTSSYGTQSGGSIQPQGTTSQFASGSPSSHPSESLSSPQDFASQEFQTYVVAQNQKSQRWPSSERTQTSGVAVSQGASSVSELLSSSGLLFNQNTLASKPSRSFSSSRYYVKG